From Acidobacteriota bacterium, one genomic window encodes:
- a CDS encoding class I SAM-dependent methyltransferase codes for MVISDDLHLCYPSAYTPYRYDPETPEVNLEPDSVSIGNANWRSWMRNTIAVEIKGGSQSGLRRFVGRVLSHFRFIRERTYFGIVPDECIPRGESGRFALDVGCGAGWMLKRLKMVGWIAEGVEWDPNAAELASTRTGLNVFVGDFRSIDLPEAHYDLIYLSHVFEHFDNPNEVLVRLHGLLRNRGILVLIFPNPVSIDSRWYGKDWFAWEVPRHLILPSPYAIRRLAESSGFRIKRVSSNCARHLWVSSKSYQLGLNPESSKPELSLAEKLGLKLQTILTFFGKKVGSEQVVVLEKVV; via the coding sequence ATGGTGATATCAGACGACCTGCACCTTTGTTATCCATCAGCATACACGCCATATAGGTATGATCCCGAAACACCCGAAGTCAACCTTGAACCAGATTCCGTTTCGATCGGTAATGCCAACTGGCGCAGTTGGATGCGAAACACAATTGCGGTTGAAATCAAGGGTGGTTCCCAATCGGGCTTGCGTAGGTTCGTTGGACGTGTTCTTTCGCACTTTAGGTTCATAAGAGAGCGCACGTACTTTGGGATTGTTCCGGACGAGTGCATCCCGCGCGGAGAAAGTGGCAGATTTGCGCTGGATGTTGGTTGTGGCGCAGGTTGGATGTTGAAACGGCTAAAGATGGTTGGTTGGATAGCTGAAGGGGTGGAGTGGGATCCAAACGCCGCAGAACTTGCTTCGACCCGTACGGGCTTGAACGTATTCGTCGGCGATTTTCGCAGTATCGATCTACCAGAAGCTCATTACGATTTGATCTATTTGTCCCATGTCTTCGAACATTTCGATAACCCGAACGAGGTTTTAGTGAGATTGCACGGCCTATTGCGAAATCGTGGAATACTCGTTCTTATCTTTCCGAACCCGGTTTCTATCGATTCCCGATGGTACGGAAAGGATTGGTTTGCCTGGGAGGTTCCGCGGCACTTGATCTTGCCCTCACCATACGCAATTCGGCGACTCGCCGAGTCCTCTGGTTTCAGGATAAAGAGGGTTTCATCGAATTGTGCGCGACATCTTTGGGTTAGTTCGAAATCGTACCAACTAGGACTTAATCCGGAGTCGTCTAAACCGGAATTATCCTTAGCTGAAAAGTTAGGTCTGAAACTTCAAACGATATTGACTTTTTTCGGAAAAAAGGTCGGCTCAGAACAAGTCGTGGTCTTGGAAAAAGTTGTCTAG
- a CDS encoding flippase, producing the protein MKSPNLKVLNLSGISEPTNNIIPAAGENVARSTEGMTTKVVKGSIWTLAGQVLPMMVALIATPFTIRFLGSEGYGVLILVGLIPTYFSFADFGMGIASTKFGSEAYGEGDPEKEGEIVRTAAVIALCTSLLFAVPIFLFSWPIVTAFNVPEHFQTAANIALKITSVSFVLGILSSVLNTPMLARLRMDLNTAASSVPKILMALFTPFVLYLGGGVVEAVWVGFFAAIVGIVGILFISGRLLPQLFRLSINSEYLRPLVKFGGGLVIGGIAALLLINLEKIVLTRIVSVQSLAYYSVAFTFANMATMFSFAMIQSLIPAFSQLLTSVNRTEFENLFSSAVRLNLTWLLPAVCTMAIAAKPFFSTWAGSDFGFNSSAPFYILLFGLFFNILAFVSHSAITAFGRTDVFAKLYWIELGGYAIVATYLVFRFQIIGAALAWSLRVIVDSVVVILICKKVVGVEFRFSDHLFFVVAGLIVLSPPLIFAFFVDNFSYWLIPIGLLSFLVYSTMIWNLFLRHYERTSIRMRLEGWFRMQK; encoded by the coding sequence ATGAAGTCCCCGAATCTCAAGGTATTGAACTTGTCAGGCATCAGCGAACCAACCAACAACATCATCCCCGCCGCCGGTGAAAATGTAGCCCGGTCGACCGAGGGAATGACGACCAAGGTCGTCAAAGGCAGCATCTGGACGCTCGCCGGACAGGTTTTGCCGATGATGGTCGCCCTGATCGCAACCCCGTTCACGATCCGTTTCCTCGGCAGCGAAGGCTACGGCGTACTGATACTTGTCGGCCTGATCCCAACCTATTTCAGCTTCGCCGACTTCGGTATGGGAATCGCCTCGACCAAGTTCGGCTCCGAAGCCTACGGCGAAGGTGACCCGGAAAAGGAAGGCGAGATCGTCCGCACCGCGGCCGTCATCGCCCTCTGCACGTCACTCCTCTTCGCCGTCCCGATCTTTCTGTTTTCCTGGCCCATCGTCACCGCATTCAACGTCCCCGAGCATTTCCAGACGGCCGCAAACATCGCCCTCAAGATCACATCCGTATCGTTCGTCTTGGGCATCCTGAGCTCGGTCTTAAACACCCCGATGCTCGCCCGTTTGCGAATGGATTTGAATACGGCGGCGAGTTCGGTGCCAAAGATATTGATGGCGCTCTTTACGCCGTTCGTGTTATATCTCGGCGGCGGCGTTGTCGAGGCGGTCTGGGTCGGGTTTTTCGCTGCCATAGTTGGCATCGTCGGCATTCTCTTTATTTCTGGAAGATTGCTTCCGCAGCTTTTTCGGTTGTCGATCAACTCAGAATATCTTCGTCCGTTGGTGAAATTCGGCGGGGGTCTTGTAATCGGCGGCATTGCCGCATTGTTGTTGATCAATCTCGAAAAGATCGTGCTGACACGGATTGTTTCGGTACAGTCGCTCGCGTACTATTCAGTAGCATTTACTTTTGCGAATATGGCGACGATGTTTTCATTTGCAATGATTCAGTCTCTAATTCCGGCGTTTTCACAACTCCTCACTTCCGTGAACCGAACAGAATTCGAGAACCTCTTTTCGAGTGCGGTTAGGTTGAATTTGACATGGCTGCTACCTGCCGTTTGCACGATGGCGATCGCAGCAAAGCCCTTTTTCTCGACTTGGGCCGGTTCGGATTTTGGCTTCAACAGTTCTGCCCCGTTCTATATTCTTCTTTTTGGCCTTTTTTTCAATATCCTCGCCTTTGTTTCACATAGCGCGATTACGGCCTTCGGGCGCACCGATGTATTTGCGAAGCTCTATTGGATCGAATTGGGGGGTTACGCGATTGTAGCAACATATCTTGTTTTCCGATTTCAAATTATTGGGGCAGCATTAGCATGGAGTTTGCGTGTCATTGTCGACTCCGTCGTCGTCATTCTGATATGTAAGAAAGTAGTAGGGGTTGAGTTTCGTTTTTCCGATCACTTGTTTTTCGTCGTTGCCGGTCTTATCGTACTCTCACCGCCGTTAATCTTCGCTTTTTTCGTTGACAATTTTTCTTATTGGCTAATCCCAATTGGATTGCTCTCGTTTCTTGTTTATTCGACTATGATCTGGAATCTTTTCCTTCGTCATTATGAACGGACGTCAATTAGAATGAGACTCGAAGGCTGGTTCAGGATGCAAAAATGA
- a CDS encoding transposase has product MKISIDSPLHYLTSVTKDRLPVSRTDKIKGIVAKALDEARTSSGVKIHAYVIMPDHMHLITDGSRKVADTQRYFNGVTARRVIDHLKNGSFETSLLKLRQEKRRRNHRYSLWDHHPNAFSINNEKTMMQKVNYIHQNPVRAGLVERAEDYLYSSARIWQRKPLENEPLRVDMP; this is encoded by the coding sequence ATGAAAATCTCAATCGATAGTCCGCTGCACTATTTGACGTCCGTCACCAAGGACCGACTTCCGGTTTCTCGAACCGACAAGATCAAGGGTATCGTTGCCAAGGCTCTTGACGAGGCCCGGACGTCTTCCGGCGTCAAAATTCATGCCTACGTTATTATGCCCGACCATATGCATCTGATCACCGACGGTTCCCGCAAGGTCGCAGACACGCAAAGATATTTCAACGGCGTCACCGCAAGGCGCGTGATAGACCACCTCAAGAATGGCAGTTTCGAGACTTCGCTCTTGAAACTCAGACAAGAAAAGCGGCGTCGGAATCATCGGTATTCGTTATGGGATCATCACCCGAATGCGTTTTCGATCAACAACGAGAAGACGATGATGCAAAAAGTGAACTACATCCATCAGAATCCGGTTCGGGCCGGATTGGTCGAACGCGCAGAGGATTATCTATATTCAAGCGCACGGATCTGGCAGCGAAAACCCCTTGAAAATGAGCCTCTCCGGGTCGATATGCCTTGA
- a CDS encoding M3 family metallopeptidase, whose translation MAFVMNEFRIEKRVQAAETNPLLAEWTGNYGGVPAFDKVKVADFKPALETAMAENLKEIDAIANSAAAPTFENTIAQMERAGAMLDRVGSIYNVWTSVMSTPELRAVEREMGPKLAAFNDKITQNSALFKRIEAVYNSPKKSKLTPEQQRLTWRYYTNFVRAGAKLGETEKKRLSEINQSLAGLYTRFSQNLLADENDPFVELGSEADLAGLPQSLRDAAAATAESKGMKGKWAIANTRSSVDPFLTYSDRRDLREKVWRMFVNRGDNGDKNDNNAIIPQTLQLRAERAKLLGFATHAHWRLDNAMAKTPERAMELMEAVWKPAVGRVKEEVADMQALADRSGAKITIEPWDYRYYMEKVRKERYDLDQNEIKPYMQLEKMREGMFWVAGELFGFNFAPVTDVPVNHPDVRVWKVTDKKSGRYIGLWYFDPYARTGKRSGAWMNAYRSQEKMDRPVTTIVSNNSNFVKGKPGEPVLISWDDALTLFHEFGHALHGLSSNVTYPSLSGTAVARDYVEFPSQLMEHWLSTPEVLSKFALHYETGKPIPQALVDKIKKTTTFNQGFATVEYLASALVDMKLHLAGSQTIDADAFERETLAQLGMPREIVMRHRTPQFGHVFSSDSYSAGYYSYLWSDVLTADAYGAFTEGKGPYDKKVAARLTRYIFSVGNTMDPAEAYRKFRGRDPQVDALMKKRGFLR comes from the coding sequence ATGGCTTTTGTGATGAACGAATTCAGAATCGAAAAACGGGTTCAGGCGGCGGAGACGAATCCGCTGCTGGCGGAATGGACCGGAAATTACGGCGGCGTTCCGGCGTTTGACAAGGTGAAGGTCGCCGATTTCAAGCCGGCGCTCGAGACGGCGATGGCCGAGAACCTGAAGGAGATCGACGCGATCGCGAATTCGGCCGCCGCGCCGACGTTCGAGAATACGATCGCCCAGATGGAGCGCGCCGGGGCGATGCTCGACCGCGTCGGGTCGATCTACAACGTCTGGACGAGCGTGATGAGCACGCCCGAACTTCGCGCCGTCGAACGCGAAATGGGGCCGAAACTCGCCGCGTTCAACGACAAGATCACCCAGAATTCCGCGCTCTTCAAACGGATCGAGGCGGTTTACAACTCGCCGAAGAAATCCAAATTGACGCCGGAGCAGCAGCGCCTTACGTGGCGCTATTACACGAACTTCGTCCGCGCCGGCGCGAAACTCGGCGAGACCGAAAAGAAACGTCTTTCGGAGATCAACCAGTCGCTCGCGGGACTCTACACGCGGTTCAGCCAGAATCTGCTGGCCGACGAGAATGATCCCTTTGTCGAACTCGGCTCCGAAGCGGACCTCGCGGGACTGCCGCAGTCTTTGCGCGACGCGGCGGCGGCGACCGCCGAATCCAAGGGAATGAAGGGCAAGTGGGCGATCGCCAACACGCGTTCGTCGGTCGATCCGTTCCTGACCTATTCCGACCGTCGCGATCTGCGCGAGAAGGTCTGGCGGATGTTCGTTAACCGCGGCGACAACGGCGACAAGAACGACAACAACGCGATCATTCCGCAAACGCTGCAGCTGCGCGCCGAACGCGCGAAACTGCTCGGTTTCGCGACGCACGCCCATTGGCGGCTCGATAATGCGATGGCGAAAACGCCCGAGCGCGCGATGGAGTTGATGGAAGCGGTCTGGAAACCGGCCGTCGGACGCGTCAAGGAAGAGGTCGCCGATATGCAGGCGCTCGCCGACCGCTCGGGAGCGAAGATCACGATCGAGCCCTGGGACTACCGCTACTATATGGAGAAGGTCCGCAAGGAACGCTACGACCTCGACCAGAACGAGATCAAGCCCTATATGCAGCTCGAAAAGATGCGCGAGGGAATGTTCTGGGTCGCGGGCGAACTGTTCGGATTCAACTTCGCGCCCGTCACGGACGTTCCGGTCAATCACCCGGACGTGCGCGTCTGGAAGGTGACGGACAAGAAATCGGGCCGTTACATCGGGCTTTGGTACTTCGACCCGTATGCGCGTACGGGCAAGCGTTCGGGCGCGTGGATGAACGCTTACCGCAGCCAGGAGAAGATGGACCGTCCGGTGACGACGATCGTTTCGAACAACTCGAATTTCGTCAAAGGAAAACCCGGCGAACCCGTCCTGATCTCCTGGGACGACGCGCTGACGCTGTTTCACGAATTCGGCCACGCTCTCCACGGGCTTTCGTCGAACGTGACGTATCCGTCGCTGTCGGGGACGGCGGTCGCGCGCGATTACGTCGAATTTCCGTCGCAGCTGATGGAGCATTGGCTCTCGACGCCGGAAGTTTTGTCGAAATTCGCGCTCCATTACGAGACCGGCAAGCCGATCCCGCAGGCGCTGGTCGACAAGATCAAAAAGACGACGACGTTCAATCAGGGCTTCGCGACGGTCGAGTATCTGGCGAGCGCGCTGGTCGATATGAAACTGCATCTCGCGGGATCGCAGACGATCGACGCCGACGCTTTTGAACGCGAGACGCTGGCGCAATTGGGGATGCCGCGCGAGATCGTGATGCGTCACCGGACGCCGCAGTTCGGCCACGTCTTCTCGTCGGACAGCTATTCGGCGGGCTACTACAGTTATCTGTGGTCAGACGTTTTGACGGCGGACGCCTACGGCGCGTTCACAGAGGGAAAGGGGCCGTATGACAAAAAGGTCGCGGCGCGGCTGACTCGTTATATATTCTCGGTCGGCAACACGATGGACCCGGCCGAAGCCTACCGCAAATTCCGCGGCCGCGACCCGCAAGTCGACGCGCTGATGAAGAAACGGGGATTTTTGAGATAG
- a CDS encoding PadR family transcriptional regulator, with amino-acid sequence MLDGNNKAVLTPAVFHILLALSVGEMHGYGIMKQVREDSKGNVKMGAGTLYGSLKRMLDAGLIEESGKRIDPAMDDERRIYYRINGFGEKALADELDRFSGIVSLARDLNLLPKSFVYEG; translated from the coding sequence ATGCTCGACGGAAACAACAAAGCTGTGCTGACTCCCGCTGTGTTTCATATACTGCTTGCACTTTCGGTCGGAGAAATGCACGGTTACGGCATTATGAAGCAGGTCAGGGAAGATTCAAAAGGAAACGTGAAGATGGGCGCCGGGACGCTTTACGGATCGCTCAAACGGATGCTCGACGCGGGGCTGATCGAAGAGAGCGGCAAACGGATCGATCCGGCAATGGACGACGAACGGCGGATCTATTATCGAATCAACGGGTTCGGCGAAAAGGCGCTCGCTGACGAGCTTGATCGTTTCAGTGGCATCGTATCGCTCGCGCGCGATCTGAACCTGCTTCCGAAGAGTTTCGTTTATGAGGGTTGA
- a CDS encoding isoprenylcysteine carboxylmethyltransferase family protein produces MFSLLLRNLVFTILQPGLVAGLIPYLLLRIEGKPYLPDGWGSWQFSGVALMILGFSLMVTCILQFAVDGKGTLSPLDPTKNLVVRGFYRYSRNPMYVGVILLLMGEVLFHRSFVLAGYSAVVFTGFNLFIVFHEEPRLKREFGNDWDDYRKRVRRWF; encoded by the coding sequence ATGTTTTCTTTGTTGCTCCGCAATCTGGTCTTCACGATCTTGCAGCCGGGACTGGTTGCAGGATTGATCCCGTATCTTTTGCTCAGGATCGAAGGCAAACCGTATCTGCCGGATGGCTGGGGATCTTGGCAGTTTTCCGGAGTTGCGTTAATGATCCTCGGCTTTTCGTTGATGGTGACCTGCATTCTGCAGTTCGCTGTCGATGGCAAAGGGACCTTGTCGCCTCTTGACCCGACGAAGAACCTGGTCGTCAGAGGCTTCTACCGGTATTCCCGAAACCCGATGTATGTCGGGGTGATTCTGTTGTTGATGGGTGAAGTCCTGTTTCATCGATCGTTCGTGTTGGCCGGCTACTCCGCGGTCGTCTTCACCGGCTTCAATCTCTTCATCGTTTTCCACGAAGAACCGCGTTTGAAACGGGAATTCGGGAACGATTGGGATGATTACAGGAAGCGGGTCAGGCGTTGGTTTTGA
- a CDS encoding alpha/beta hydrolase fold domain-containing protein — protein sequence MRAGFSIMIATLFSILLFAVSHNAQEVRRITYNNVSVDVVIDKPANYFVDVLIAFPGTVATDDQTLPAARNILQRTKEITNRTDMMIVSVAYPQEGRLMGDSIAEAEAALLWVKEKSRKELKRKVRKIFLIGHSQGGYMVTRLNTMHATDGVISNGPGPLNLVYRCGLEENGQAPPSAVCATLRQTYGTTVNNPAAYMARSLLSFTEGYRSDILFVQGLQDSPIQLASWPTFKQQVTDCTNCQNRQIVEIANAGHTALFESPEAINAYNAFINR from the coding sequence ATGAGAGCCGGATTTTCGATAATGATCGCCACGCTTTTCAGCATTTTGCTTTTTGCCGTTTCGCACAACGCGCAAGAGGTCAGGCGAATTACCTACAACAACGTCAGCGTGGATGTCGTCATCGACAAGCCTGCGAACTATTTTGTCGATGTTTTGATCGCCTTTCCCGGAACGGTTGCGACGGACGATCAAACGCTTCCGGCGGCGAGGAATATCCTCCAGCGAACCAAGGAAATCACGAATCGAACGGATATGATGATCGTCAGCGTGGCCTATCCTCAGGAAGGTCGGCTGATGGGCGACAGCATTGCCGAAGCCGAAGCCGCTTTGCTCTGGGTCAAGGAAAAAAGCAGAAAAGAACTGAAACGAAAGGTCAGGAAGATCTTTCTGATCGGCCATTCACAGGGCGGATATATGGTCACCCGACTGAACACGATGCACGCTACCGACGGCGTGATATCCAACGGTCCGGGACCGCTCAATCTGGTTTATCGTTGCGGACTTGAAGAAAACGGCCAAGCCCCGCCGAGCGCCGTTTGCGCGACTTTGAGACAGACTTACGGAACAACGGTCAACAATCCTGCGGCTTATATGGCAAGATCGCTTCTGAGCTTTACGGAAGGCTACAGATCCGACATCCTCTTCGTCCAGGGTTTGCAGGACTCGCCGATCCAACTGGCTTCGTGGCCAACCTTCAAACAACAAGTCACCGACTGCACCAATTGCCAGAACCGACAGATCGTCGAGATCGCCAATGCCGGCCACACGGCGTTGTTTGAAAGCCCCGAAGCGATAAACGCCTACAACGCTTTCATCAATCGCTAG
- a CDS encoding amidohydrolase family protein — protein sequence MKRKWIQKCDVDQNNLPIPTQIISTEEFAPPDQTVEQKRVEQRLIEIANTSSSRLGISRRKFLAGAGGMAAAFLAMNEVFGNYFDVSQSELYEPRSSDEKFPKRPFIFDIHTHHVGANKIIQTPPLIPGYRNAGGAWGNTSLVGKEHKWEDLYLANYIKEMFFDSDTSMAVITGLPAKTDDQNVLTPSEMFETRAEINGLANSKRLLSHGTFSPDLGRSQLESMARQFEQLKPEAWKGYPGQPLADGSVGWWMDDEKIAYPFYEYSRKIGIRNICVHKGLPLPGWELEHSSPRDVEKAAKDFPDLNFLIYHAGFKGVRDALPAVEDDFKTVTNIPWITDLCEMRKRNPRMKNVYMDLGTTFGMTVITQPKLCAYMLGLMIQAFGEEHVLWGTDSIWWGSPQWQIEAFRRLQMPEDLQRRFKFKPLTDKVKAKIFGLNSARVYGIDVKAKMNAIPTDHVTKLKAQYQAQGASPSNTQYGWIRK from the coding sequence ATGAAGCGAAAATGGATTCAGAAATGCGATGTTGACCAAAATAATCTGCCGATACCGACGCAGATCATTTCAACCGAGGAATTTGCCCCGCCGGATCAGACCGTTGAACAGAAACGCGTCGAGCAGCGCCTGATCGAGATCGCGAATACGAGCAGCTCGCGTCTCGGGATCTCACGACGTAAGTTTCTCGCGGGCGCCGGCGGAATGGCCGCGGCGTTCCTGGCGATGAATGAGGTTTTCGGGAATTATTTCGATGTTTCGCAAAGCGAGCTCTACGAACCCCGCAGCAGCGACGAGAAGTTCCCGAAACGCCCCTTTATCTTCGATATTCACACTCACCACGTTGGCGCAAACAAGATCATCCAAACGCCACCGCTGATCCCGGGCTATCGGAACGCGGGAGGCGCCTGGGGCAATACGAGTCTCGTCGGTAAAGAGCACAAATGGGAAGACCTGTATTTGGCGAACTACATCAAGGAGATGTTTTTCGATTCAGATACTTCGATGGCCGTGATCACAGGACTTCCGGCGAAAACCGACGACCAGAATGTGCTTACGCCGTCCGAGATGTTTGAAACGCGCGCCGAAATCAACGGTTTGGCGAATTCGAAACGACTGCTTTCGCACGGGACTTTTTCGCCGGATCTGGGCAGATCTCAGCTTGAATCAATGGCCCGACAGTTCGAGCAATTGAAACCTGAAGCATGGAAAGGCTATCCGGGACAGCCTCTGGCGGATGGCAGCGTCGGCTGGTGGATGGACGATGAGAAGATCGCTTATCCCTTTTATGAGTACTCCCGCAAGATCGGGATCAGGAATATTTGCGTCCACAAAGGTTTGCCTCTGCCGGGCTGGGAATTGGAACATTCAAGCCCGCGCGATGTCGAAAAAGCCGCGAAGGACTTTCCCGATTTGAATTTTCTGATTTACCACGCCGGATTCAAAGGCGTCCGCGACGCGTTGCCGGCAGTCGAAGACGATTTCAAAACCGTGACCAATATCCCTTGGATAACTGATCTTTGCGAGATGCGAAAACGAAACCCACGTATGAAGAACGTCTATATGGATCTGGGAACGACATTTGGAATGACCGTGATCACACAGCCGAAACTTTGCGCCTATATGCTCGGTTTGATGATCCAGGCGTTTGGCGAAGAACACGTTTTGTGGGGAACGGACTCGATCTGGTGGGGCAGTCCGCAATGGCAGATCGAGGCATTCCGGCGACTGCAAATGCCGGAGGATCTCCAGCGAAGATTTAAGTTCAAGCCGTTGACGGACAAAGTAAAAGCAAAGATCTTCGGCTTGAATTCGGCCAGAGTTTACGGCATCGACGTCAAGGCGAAAATGAACGCGATCCCGACGGATCACGTGACGAAGTTAAAGGCGCAATATCAAGCTCAAGGCGCGAGTCCGTCGAACACGCAATACGGTTGGATTCGGAAATGA
- a CDS encoding damage-inducible protein DinB: MSLRHLITELVEFNCWANGLYLDWLAQQPDEVLAREIQSSCPSIIKTLKHIWEAQEYWYGVVAETEDFVRVWEIEDPTRAMICVGLGSNSLKLAEFVKTLSDDDLSKRLRIDNDWLNCDLRKYEYLQQVVHHATYHRGQIVTMAHNLGISGAPATDFLIRATRIDPT, encoded by the coding sequence ATGAGCCTCCGTCACCTGATCACTGAACTTGTCGAATTCAACTGCTGGGCCAACGGACTGTATCTTGATTGGCTCGCTCAGCAGCCGGACGAGGTGCTTGCGCGTGAAATTCAGTCGAGCTGTCCGAGCATCATTAAAACGCTCAAACATATTTGGGAAGCGCAGGAATACTGGTACGGAGTCGTCGCCGAAACCGAGGATTTCGTCAGGGTTTGGGAGATCGAAGATCCGACTCGCGCGATGATCTGCGTGGGTCTCGGATCGAATTCGCTGAAGCTCGCAGAATTTGTGAAGACTCTGTCCGACGACGATCTTTCAAAGCGCCTGCGGATCGACAATGACTGGCTGAATTGTGATCTCAGAAAATACGAGTATCTGCAGCAGGTCGTCCATCACGCAACCTATCATCGCGGCCAGATCGTGACGATGGCGCACAACCTCGGCATCTCCGGCGCGCCCGCGACGGACTTCTTGATCCGGGCGACTCGGATCGATCCGACTTAA
- a CDS encoding response regulator transcription factor, translating into MKVLIVDDNQKVRALLRDYLPDSVNEVHECADGLRALPEFRKHLPDWVLMDWEMPRQNGINAIRQIIAEFPDARICMVTAFDDEEIRREAFAVGARGFVLKDNLFELEEILA; encoded by the coding sequence ATGAAGGTATTGATCGTTGACGACAATCAAAAGGTACGTGCGCTTCTGCGCGATTATCTCCCTGATTCGGTGAACGAGGTCCACGAATGTGCTGACGGGCTCCGGGCGCTCCCGGAATTCCGAAAGCATCTTCCTGACTGGGTTCTGATGGATTGGGAGATGCCGCGGCAGAACGGCATCAACGCGATTCGGCAGATCATCGCCGAATTTCCTGATGCGAGGATCTGCATGGTAACCGCGTTTGACGATGAGGAGATCCGCCGCGAAGCCTTCGCGGTCGGCGCGAGAGGCTTTGTCTTGAAGGATAACTTATTCGAACTGGAAGAAATTCTTGCGTGA
- a CDS encoding response regulator transcription factor — protein MANKTIIIADDHPIVRKGLRETIEDESDFVVLAEVGNGREALSAIEEFDPAVTILDVDMPEMNGFEVAREIRSRNLRTEIVFMTMHRNEDIFNEAIDLGAKGFVLKDSALGDIVDCLKAVASSSYYTSHALTSFLINRSRRAIKLAEAQPSINDLTPSERRVLKLIAEDLTTKEIAERLFVSPRTVDKHRENICQKLDLHGAHSLYKFALQNRSKLL, from the coding sequence ATGGCAAACAAGACGATCATCATCGCTGACGACCATCCGATCGTGCGCAAGGGCCTGCGCGAGACGATCGAAGATGAGAGCGATTTTGTCGTCCTGGCTGAGGTCGGCAACGGACGTGAAGCGCTCAGTGCAATCGAGGAATTCGATCCGGCGGTGACGATCCTCGACGTCGATATGCCGGAAATGAACGGCTTTGAAGTCGCCCGCGAGATCAGATCGAGGAATTTGCGGACCGAGATCGTCTTTATGACGATGCACCGCAATGAAGACATATTCAACGAAGCGATCGACCTCGGCGCGAAGGGGTTTGTCCTCAAAGACAGCGCGTTGGGCGACATCGTTGATTGTCTCAAAGCGGTCGCCTCAAGCAGCTATTACACCAGCCACGCGTTGACTTCATTCCTCATCAACCGCAGCCGTAGGGCAATCAAACTTGCCGAGGCGCAACCGTCGATCAACGATCTGACACCGTCCGAGCGCCGTGTTCTCAAACTCATCGCGGAAGATCTGACAACAAAAGAGATCGCCGAACGGCTTTTCGTGAGTCCGCGGACGGTCGATAAGCACCGTGAGAACATCTGCCAGAAACTCGATCTTCACGGTGCCCATTCGCTCTACAAATTCGCGTTGCAGAACCGCTCGAAGCTGCTTTGA
- a CDS encoding sulfurtransferase yields the protein MAQKLSPLIHASELGSLSDPVLIDVRTGPDARDRYEAEHLAGALFVDLNTDLADIKPDPADGGRHPLPSVGDFADLLQRLGISPECHVVAYDDKSGANAAARFWWMLRAAGHEKVQLLDGGYDAAVDAGFPTISGDETSNRVGEYKIANWKLPVAGIDEVERARQVDNFLVIDVREKDRFDGLREPLDLIAGHIPGAVNVPFAENLDDYGFFRSPEELREKYAEIVADRKPSDVIVHCGSGVTACHTILAFDYAGFEIPKLYVGSWSEWSRSDRPRSPRSIA from the coding sequence ATGGCACAAAAGCTTTCTCCATTGATTCACGCTTCGGAGCTCGGATCGCTGAGCGATCCGGTCTTGATCGACGTCCGAACCGGACCCGATGCGCGCGACCGTTATGAGGCCGAACATCTCGCTGGAGCCCTGTTCGTTGATCTGAACACGGATCTCGCAGATATCAAGCCCGATCCGGCCGACGGCGGACGCCACCCGCTTCCTTCTGTCGGCGATTTTGCCGATTTGCTGCAAAGACTGGGAATTTCGCCTGAATGCCACGTGGTCGCATATGACGACAAAAGTGGTGCGAATGCCGCGGCCCGGTTTTGGTGGATGCTCCGCGCTGCCGGACACGAAAAAGTTCAGTTGTTGGACGGCGGATATGACGCGGCTGTCGATGCAGGCTTTCCAACCATTTCGGGCGATGAGACTTCGAACAGAGTCGGCGAGTACAAAATCGCAAATTGGAAACTCCCGGTCGCCGGTATTGATGAAGTTGAAAGAGCCAGACAAGTCGATAATTTTCTCGTGATCGATGTCAGAGAGAAGGATCGGTTTGACGGTCTGAGGGAACCGCTCGATCTGATCGCGGGGCATATTCCGGGTGCGGTCAACGTGCCGTTTGCTGAGAACCTTGACGATTACGGCTTTTTCCGGTCGCCCGAGGAATTACGTGAGAAATATGCGGAAATCGTGGCGGATCGGAAGCCATCCGATGTGATCGTACATTGCGGTTCAGGCGTTACCGCCTGCCATACGATCCTCGCCTTTGATTACGCGGGATTTGAGATTCCGAAACTCTACGTCGGTTCGTGGAGCGAGTGGTCACGCAGCGATCGCCCGCGGTCGCCACGCTCAATTGCCTAA